Proteins co-encoded in one Christiangramia fulva genomic window:
- a CDS encoding HYC_CC_PP family protein, producing MLKLFKNIINFLLAVAVVFSTLSFSVNKHYCGKVLVDKAVFNKAKACCFETPGQENRKESFTNKNCCSNTQVFINGQNELKNSFPTIYPPVCLVPSLSLSNLEFKLNFFGIPGKKIAIDYPPPGLKHPLFVYFDTFLI from the coding sequence GTGCTTAAATTATTTAAAAACATAATTAATTTTTTATTAGCTGTTGCGGTTGTCTTTTCAACCCTGTCTTTTTCTGTTAATAAGCATTATTGCGGAAAGGTATTAGTAGATAAAGCTGTTTTCAATAAAGCTAAGGCTTGTTGTTTCGAAACACCTGGACAAGAAAATAGAAAAGAATCATTTACAAATAAGAATTGCTGTAGCAATACACAGGTATTTATAAACGGGCAAAACGAATTAAAGAACTCTTTCCCAACAATTTATCCTCCTGTTTGCCTGGTACCTTCATTATCTCTTTCTAATCTGGAATTTAAATTGAATTTTTTTGGGATCCCCGGAAAGAAAATAGCTATAGATTATCCGCCACCTGGATTAAAACACCCTCTTTTTGTTTACTTTGATACTTTCCTTATTTAG